One stretch of Armigeres subalbatus isolate Guangzhou_Male chromosome 2, GZ_Asu_2, whole genome shotgun sequence DNA includes these proteins:
- the LOC134215605 gene encoding S-phase kinase-associated protein 1-like, which yields MTTIKLQSADGDIYEAEIRVAKCSNTIKTMIEDLGMDENQDEAVPLPNVNSATLHKVLEWANYHKDDSLDCNDEADKRTDDICDWDREFLRVDQGVLFELILAANYLDIKDLLDVTCKMVANMIRGRTPDQIRKTFNIRNDLTPEEELQIRKENEWCEER from the coding sequence ATGACAACCATCAAATTACAATCCGCCGATGGTGATATATACGAAGCAGAGATTCGGGTGGCCAAATGCTCTAACACGATCAAAACAATGATCGAAGATTTGGGCATGGACGAGAACCAGGACGAAGCGGTGCCCCTGCCGAATGTGAACAGCGCCACCCTGCACAAAGTGCTGGAGTGGGCCAACTATCACAAAGATGACTCGCTCGACTGCAACGATGAGGCCGACAAACGTACCGACGACATCTGCGATTGGGACCGAGAGTTTCTACGGGTCGACCAGGGAGTGCTGTTCGAGCTTATTCTGGCAGCCAATTATTTGGATATCAAAGACCTGTTGGATGTGACGTGTAAGATGGTTGCCAATATGATCAGGGGGAGAACACCGGATCAAATTCGGAAAACGTTCAACATTAGAAACGACCTAACACCGGAGGAGGAGCTTCAGATTCGGAAGGAGAACGAGTGGTGCGAGGAGAGGTAA